From the genome of Frateuria soli:
TGGCCGAGGCGAGGCCGCCGGTGGCCGTCTGCCTGGGCATGGCGACGCGGTTGGAGACCACCACCAGTCGCCCGGGCTTCTTGCCGGTGCGCGTCATCGCATGCCGCCGCGGCTCGCGCGGCCCGTGCGTGGCGCGGTGGTCGGGTCCGCGCCGGTCGGGTCCAGCTCACGGCTGGCGCTCGGGTGACGGTCCTCCGCCTTGGTTGGCATCAATCGAAACTCCCTGTGCAAAGTCCTGCGCATGGTCGAGTGCGTCCCGCACCCGCTCCAGCCAAGCCTGGACGGCGACCGGGCTAGGCAGCGTGAATCGCGCCCGGGTGGGCTCGCGCCAACCTACCCGCACACTGGCGCCGCCGGCCCCGTTGACCGCCTCGAAAGCGTGCTCGTCGGTAAGGTCGTCGCCCAGATAGACCGGGTTGCGGCCGGCGAACGGCGGCTGCTGCATCAGTTCCTCCACCGCGCGGCCCTTGTCCATGCCGGCGGGCTTGAACTCCATCACCAGGTTGCCCGGTTGCAGTTCGTAGCCAGGCAGGTCGGCCGCGATCGCCCGGGCCGCCGCGTGCAGCGCGGAGAGGTGTTCAGGGGCACGCCGGCAGTGCAATGCCATGGCGTGGTGCTTGTCTTCCAGTTGTACCCCATCCATGCGCGCCGCCAGGGCCTGCACTGCCGCACGCATGCGCGCCTGGTCGTCCGGGTCGACGACGATCTCGCGGTGGCGGCCGTTGCCGTGCTGCAACTGGTAGCCGTGCAGGCCGGCCATCGCCCAGCCCGGCGTGCCGAACAGGCGGTCGAG
Proteins encoded in this window:
- the otsB gene encoding trehalose-phosphatase; translation: MSSSKPASVSAPLPAPPLPDAHQRWALFLDVDGCLLEFADDPAAVRVSPTLRAVLQALHTRLDGALALVSGRGVSDLDRLFGTPGWAMAGLHGYQLQHGNGRHREIVVDPDDQARMRAAVQALAARMDGVQLEDKHHAMALHCRRAPEHLSALHAAARAIAADLPGYELQPGNLVMEFKPAGMDKGRAVEELMQQPPFAGRNPVYLGDDLTDEHAFEAVNGAGGASVRVGWREPTRARFTLPSPVAVQAWLERVRDALDHAQDFAQGVSIDANQGGGPSPERQP